One Mycolicibacter sp. MU0083 DNA window includes the following coding sequences:
- a CDS encoding fumarate reductase/succinate dehydrogenase flavoprotein subunit — protein MQIPDVTAPQRLDCDVLVIGGGTAGTMAALTAAEHGARVLLLEKAHVRHSGALAMGMDGVNNAVIPGKAEPGDYVAEITRANDGIVNQRTVYQTATRGFAMVQRLERYGVKFEKDEHGEYAVRRVHRSGSYVLPMPEGKDVKKALYRVLRQRKMREKIRIENRLMPVRVLTREGRAVGAAALNTRTGDFVAVGAKAVILATGPCGRLGLPSSGYLYGTYENPTNAGDGYSMAYHAGAELSGIECFQVNPLIKDYNGPACAYVANPFGGYQVNALGERFVDSDYWSGQMMAEVKSEIDSARGPIYLKVSHLPHETLSALESILHTTERPTRGTFHANRGHDYRTHDIEMHISEIGLCSGHSASGVWVDEHARTTVPGLYAAGDLACVPHNYMIGAFVFGDLAGAHAASTLAGLEAPGELPHEQLADAHELIYRPLRHPDGPPQPQVEYKLRRFVNDYVAPPKSAAKLSLAVQTFERMRGEIAEMGARTPHELMRAVEVSFIRDCAELAARSSLTRTESRWGLYHERADLPGRDDELWGYHLNVRKRDNGAMEFLKRPVAPYIVPVPEFDGLPPVDQTVRAVAQPPLAGSQAPANARSRVTGSAEVQPPSPRIAAVVALDEPDLADLAGFLADPDPAVRRTAVAALTEHTPDGYAAALYGALADADAAVRRTAADGVRELVEVVADPALVVAQRDSPDPVVRACVLYLLSSRRAGDREHYRAALADPDHRVRIEAVRALVSVDDAETVATAVGDTNREVRIAVANALATLRSGAEAVRCLIGDPDPLVRAAALAALGEIGSDSGDITVIETALRDSAWQVRVGAARGLAGSPAATAVPLLTGVLADPHLDVRKAAVLGLTHWAQCDMAAREALGVAIEDNDADVRAYARRALHQAAGSLR, from the coding sequence ATGCAGATTCCCGACGTCACGGCGCCGCAGCGGTTGGACTGTGACGTGTTGGTGATCGGGGGCGGAACCGCCGGAACGATGGCCGCACTCACCGCCGCCGAGCACGGCGCGCGGGTGCTGTTGTTGGAGAAGGCCCATGTCCGTCACTCCGGGGCACTGGCGATGGGCATGGATGGTGTGAACAACGCCGTGATCCCCGGCAAAGCGGAACCCGGGGATTACGTCGCCGAGATCACTCGCGCCAACGACGGCATCGTCAACCAGCGCACGGTATATCAGACCGCGACCCGCGGATTCGCCATGGTGCAGCGGTTGGAGCGCTACGGCGTGAAGTTCGAGAAGGATGAACACGGCGAATACGCCGTACGCCGGGTGCACCGCTCCGGCTCCTACGTGCTGCCGATGCCGGAGGGCAAAGACGTCAAGAAGGCGCTCTACCGCGTGCTGCGGCAACGCAAGATGCGGGAGAAGATCCGCATCGAGAACCGGCTGATGCCGGTCCGGGTGCTCACCCGAGAGGGCCGGGCAGTCGGTGCGGCCGCCTTGAACACCCGAACCGGTGATTTCGTCGCGGTCGGGGCCAAGGCGGTGATCCTGGCCACCGGGCCGTGTGGTCGGCTGGGTCTGCCCTCGTCGGGTTATCTGTACGGCACCTACGAGAATCCCACCAACGCCGGTGACGGCTATTCGATGGCCTATCACGCCGGAGCTGAGCTGTCCGGCATCGAATGCTTTCAGGTGAATCCGCTGATCAAGGACTATAACGGTCCGGCCTGCGCGTATGTGGCCAATCCGTTTGGCGGGTATCAGGTGAACGCACTGGGCGAGCGTTTCGTGGACTCCGACTACTGGTCCGGGCAGATGATGGCCGAGGTCAAATCTGAGATCGACTCCGCGCGGGGGCCGATCTATCTGAAGGTGTCGCACCTGCCCCACGAGACGCTGTCGGCGCTGGAGAGCATCCTGCACACCACCGAACGCCCTACCCGCGGCACCTTTCATGCCAATCGCGGCCACGACTACCGGACGCATGATATCGAGATGCACATCTCCGAGATCGGTTTGTGCTCAGGGCATTCGGCGTCGGGAGTATGGGTGGACGAGCACGCTCGCACCACGGTTCCGGGGTTGTACGCGGCCGGTGATCTGGCCTGCGTCCCGCACAACTACATGATCGGAGCATTCGTATTCGGCGATCTGGCCGGGGCGCACGCGGCGTCTACGCTGGCCGGGCTGGAAGCGCCGGGGGAGCTGCCCCACGAGCAGCTCGCCGACGCCCATGAGTTGATCTATCGTCCGCTGCGTCATCCGGACGGCCCACCTCAGCCGCAGGTCGAGTACAAACTGCGACGATTCGTCAACGACTATGTGGCGCCGCCGAAATCCGCTGCCAAGCTGTCACTGGCGGTGCAGACCTTCGAGCGGATGCGCGGCGAGATTGCCGAGATGGGCGCCCGAACCCCGCACGAACTGATGCGTGCCGTCGAAGTGTCGTTCATCCGGGACTGCGCTGAGCTGGCCGCACGGTCGTCACTGACCCGCACTGAATCCCGATGGGGCCTCTATCACGAGCGAGCCGATCTGCCCGGGCGCGACGACGAGCTGTGGGGCTACCACCTCAATGTGCGTAAGCGGGACAACGGCGCCATGGAATTCCTCAAGCGGCCGGTCGCGCCGTATATCGTTCCGGTTCCCGAGTTCGATGGGCTACCGCCGGTGGATCAGACCGTGCGCGCGGTGGCCCAGCCGCCGCTGGCCGGCAGCCAGGCACCGGCGAATGCGCGATCGCGGGTCACCGGCTCGGCCGAGGTGCAGCCACCGTCCCCGCGGATCGCAGCCGTGGTCGCGCTGGACGAGCCGGACCTGGCGGATCTGGCCGGGTTCCTCGCCGATCCCGATCCGGCGGTACGACGCACTGCGGTCGCCGCACTGACCGAACACACTCCGGACGGCTACGCCGCCGCGCTCTACGGCGCGCTCGCCGACGCCGACGCCGCGGTGCGCCGGACTGCGGCCGACGGGGTACGCGAACTGGTCGAGGTCGTGGCAGATCCGGCATTGGTTGTTGCGCAACGAGATTCGCCGGACCCGGTGGTACGGGCATGTGTGCTCTATCTGCTGTCCAGCAGGCGTGCCGGGGATAGGGAACACTACCGGGCCGCTCTGGCAGATCCCGACCACCGTGTGCGCATCGAAGCGGTGCGAGCCCTGGTCTCGGTCGATGACGCCGAGACGGTGGCCACCGCCGTCGGCGACACCAATCGCGAGGTGCGTATCGCCGTGGCCAACGCGTTGGCCACGCTGCGTAGCGGAGCCGAGGCCGTTCGGTGTCTGATCGGCGATCCGGATCCGCTGGTGCGGGCGGCGGCTCTGGCCGCGCTCGGCGAGATCGGCAGTGACTCGGGCGATATCACGGTCATCGAGACAGCCCTGCGTGATTCGGCCTGGCAGGTACGGGTGGGCGCTGCCCGGGGACTGGCCGGTTCGCCTGCCGCGACTGCGGTGCCGCTGTTGACGGGTGTGCTCGCCGACCCGCATCTCGATGTACGCAAGGCCGCCGTACTGGGACTGACCCACTGGGCGCAATGCGATATGGCTGCCCGGGAGGCGTTGGGTGTTGCCATCGAGGACAATGACGCCGACGTCCGTGCGTATGCGCGCCGTGCACTACACCAGGCGGCCGGGTCACTACGCTGA
- a CDS encoding ABC transporter ATP-binding protein, with amino-acid sequence MTAGMSLALDRVRLSYTETAVIDDLSLAVCPGEILVLTGPSGCGKSTVLRALAGLLAPDRGQVLADGAAVRTTSGDRGVVFQDNALLPWRSVRSNIELALRLRGVPRSGRRLQADRWIVELGLTGFGDYLPNNLSGGMRQRVQLARGLAGAPRAVMMDEPFGALDSATRTAMQALLIETWRSHPTTIVFVTHDVDEALALGDRVAVLGRAGQPLRALIDVPEPRSARAEPELRAAILTALEHP; translated from the coding sequence ATGACCGCCGGTATGAGCCTGGCACTGGATCGGGTTCGGCTGTCCTACACCGAAACCGCCGTGATCGACGACCTGAGTCTGGCCGTGTGCCCCGGCGAGATCCTGGTACTGACCGGCCCGTCCGGATGTGGCAAGTCGACGGTGCTGCGTGCGCTGGCCGGACTGCTGGCGCCTGATCGAGGGCAGGTGCTGGCGGACGGCGCCGCGGTGCGGACCACCTCCGGGGACCGGGGTGTGGTGTTCCAGGACAACGCACTGTTGCCGTGGCGATCGGTGCGCTCCAACATCGAACTGGCGTTACGGCTGCGTGGCGTACCGCGCAGCGGCCGCCGACTCCAAGCCGACCGGTGGATCGTCGAGCTGGGACTGACCGGTTTCGGCGACTACCTGCCAAACAACCTCTCCGGGGGGATGCGGCAACGGGTGCAGCTGGCACGGGGGCTGGCCGGTGCGCCGCGCGCGGTAATGATGGACGAACCGTTCGGCGCTCTGGACAGCGCGACTCGCACCGCCATGCAGGCACTGCTGATCGAGACCTGGCGGTCGCATCCCACCACGATCGTGTTTGTCACCCACGACGTCGATGAGGCATTGGCATTGGGGGACCGGGTGGCGGTGCTCGGGCGCGCCGGGCAGCCGCTGCGAGCACTCATCGACGTACCCGAACCACGCAGCGCGCGCGCCGAACCCGAGTTGCGCGCCGCCATCCTCACCGCATTGGAGCACCCATGA
- a CDS encoding ABC transporter permease translates to MSATYDAVARPRKSGHSWLVRLMSVAFAVGVWQLLTVADVRCWLRFDTLPTVGEISATLLNRLGTEAYWLDLAQSLVRILTGFGLAAGAGVATGILLGRSRLAADVLGPLTELVRPIPAIALVPVAILLFPAGEQGIVFITFLAAFFPILVSTRHAVRALPTLWEDSVRTLGGGRWDVLSQVVIPGILPGVFGGLSVGMGVSWICVISAEMISGRLGIGYRTWQAYTVLAYPEVFVGIITIGVLGFATSAAVEVVGRRLTRWLPRSALDAR, encoded by the coding sequence GTGTCGGCGACATACGATGCGGTGGCGCGCCCCCGGAAATCCGGGCACTCATGGTTGGTCCGGTTGATGTCGGTGGCCTTCGCGGTCGGCGTGTGGCAGTTGCTGACCGTCGCCGACGTGCGCTGTTGGCTGCGCTTCGACACCCTGCCCACCGTTGGTGAGATATCCGCCACCTTGCTGAACCGGCTGGGCACCGAGGCGTACTGGTTGGATCTGGCCCAGTCGCTGGTCCGGATCCTCACCGGATTTGGTCTGGCCGCGGGGGCCGGCGTGGCCACCGGAATTCTCTTGGGTCGCTCCCGACTGGCCGCCGACGTGCTGGGCCCACTGACCGAACTGGTTCGGCCGATCCCGGCGATAGCGTTGGTTCCGGTAGCTATCCTGCTGTTCCCGGCCGGCGAACAGGGCATCGTGTTCATTACCTTTCTGGCCGCGTTCTTCCCGATTCTGGTCAGTACCCGCCACGCGGTACGTGCGTTGCCGACGCTGTGGGAGGACTCCGTGCGCACGCTGGGCGGTGGGCGATGGGATGTGTTGAGCCAGGTGGTGATTCCTGGAATCCTGCCCGGCGTGTTCGGCGGCCTGTCAGTCGGAATGGGTGTGTCGTGGATCTGCGTGATCTCCGCGGAGATGATCTCCGGGCGGCTGGGCATCGGGTACCGGACCTGGCAGGCCTACACAGTGCTGGCCTATCCGGAGGTCTTCGTCGGGATCATCACCATCGGTGTCTTGGGCTTCGCCACCTCGGCGGCCGTGGAGGTTGTCGGGCGGCGGCTGACTCGCTGGCTACCCCGTAGCGCACTGGACGCGCGATGA
- a CDS encoding ABC transporter substrate-binding protein — translation MKKFLILLTTTVLVVAGCSLESAPAGDSVDVVIGYQSKTINTATAGTLLRARGYLERRLADITGRTGTRYRVDWQDYDTGAPITAQMLAEKIDIGSMGDYPMLINGVRTQGNEQARTAIVSLTAYHRAGALNMVVVRPDSDAGTLADLAGAKVSASVGSAGHGTLMRALAGTGTTGVEVLNQQPQVGAAALESGQIQGLSQFVAWPGLLVYQDRARLLYDGAELDYPTLHGVVVRRGYAQAHPEVLDAFLQAQLDATEFLNRKPLEAARIVAEGSGLPQEVVYLYNGPGGTSFDTTLKPELVAALKNDVPYLKSIGDFDGLGDFDVDGFVEDGPLRAVFRDRKLDYDKASAALDKPVTNGGELWLDGSETTVPVADSNGLLDAVRAAEARGDGIRAAYVHDAELGTRWFADKSAWVRDGVRYLAFDTASGARRYAAGHPGAVVLDYRQALAGGV, via the coding sequence ATGAAGAAGTTCTTGATTCTGCTAACCACGACGGTCCTCGTCGTGGCCGGCTGCTCGCTGGAATCCGCCCCGGCGGGTGATTCCGTCGACGTGGTGATCGGTTACCAGTCGAAGACCATCAACACCGCCACCGCCGGTACGCTGTTGCGCGCTCGCGGCTACCTGGAACGTCGGCTCGCCGACATCACCGGCCGTACGGGTACCCGCTACCGGGTCGACTGGCAGGACTACGACACCGGGGCTCCGATCACCGCGCAGATGCTCGCCGAGAAGATCGACATCGGCTCGATGGGCGACTACCCGATGCTGATCAACGGCGTCCGGACCCAGGGCAACGAGCAGGCTCGGACCGCGATCGTGTCTCTGACCGCGTACCACCGGGCCGGGGCACTGAACATGGTGGTGGTCAGGCCCGACTCGGACGCCGGTACCTTGGCCGACCTGGCCGGCGCCAAGGTGTCGGCCAGCGTCGGCTCGGCCGGCCACGGCACCTTGATGCGGGCCCTGGCCGGTACGGGTACGACGGGGGTCGAGGTCCTCAACCAGCAGCCTCAGGTCGGTGCCGCGGCATTGGAATCCGGTCAGATTCAGGGCCTGTCGCAGTTCGTGGCCTGGCCGGGCCTATTGGTATACCAGGACCGAGCGCGACTGCTCTACGACGGTGCCGAACTCGATTACCCGACGCTGCACGGTGTGGTGGTTCGTCGTGGATACGCGCAGGCTCACCCGGAGGTGCTTGACGCGTTCCTGCAGGCTCAGCTGGATGCAACGGAATTTTTGAACCGTAAACCTTTGGAGGCGGCCCGCATCGTCGCCGAGGGGAGCGGTCTGCCGCAGGAAGTCGTCTATCTCTACAACGGTCCCGGCGGTACCTCGTTCGACACCACCCTCAAACCGGAGCTGGTCGCGGCATTGAAGAACGACGTGCCCTACTTGAAGTCGATCGGCGACTTCGATGGCCTCGGCGACTTCGATGTGGACGGATTCGTCGAGGACGGACCGCTACGGGCGGTATTCAGGGATCGGAAGCTGGACTACGACAAGGCATCAGCTGCACTGGACAAGCCCGTCACGAACGGCGGGGAACTCTGGCTCGACGGATCCGAAACCACGGTGCCCGTGGCCGATTCCAATGGGTTACTCGACGCTGTGCGGGCCGCCGAAGCACGCGGCGATGGGATCCGCGCGGCTTATGTGCACGATGCCGAGCTGGGTACCCGCTGGTTTGCCGACAAGTCGGCCTGGGTTCGCGACGGGGTCAGATACCTGGCATTCGACACCGCCTCGGGGGCTCGACGCTACGCTGCCGGCCACCCCGGCGCCGTGGTGCTGGACTACCGGCAGGCACTGGCAGGTGGGGTGTGA
- a CDS encoding 4Fe-4S dicluster domain-containing protein, whose protein sequence is MTLVNNRSDVPVTIDESLCIQGCTLCVDICPLDSLAINPDNGKAFMHVDECWYCGPCAARCPTGAVTVNMPYLLR, encoded by the coding sequence ATGACACTGGTCAACAACCGTTCCGATGTTCCGGTGACGATCGACGAGTCGCTGTGCATCCAGGGCTGCACGCTGTGCGTCGACATCTGCCCGCTGGATTCGCTGGCGATCAACCCGGACAACGGCAAAGCCTTCATGCATGTCGACGAGTGCTGGTACTGCGGCCCGTGCGCGGCCCGTTGTCCGACCGGCGCGGTTACCGTCAACATGCCTTACCTCCTTCGCTAA
- a CDS encoding GntR family transcriptional regulator, translated as MAQARVSPQPLRRADRSRQVADLLRHQIHAGAYGDELPGEAELATEFVVSRNIVREALAGLKAEGLIHRGPRTGTRVAQHKYDHGLDALRGLQETFDGYAEIRNEVRAAATVAAPPSVARRLGLAAGADVVFIERLRYLGDLPLSLDQTYLVPDIGMAVLAHPLEFRDVFPLIEQISGQRLGDATLALEAIPADPHAAALLQLPGGAALLMLERLTGLEDGRPVDLEYIRLRGDRVTMRGTLTRSDP; from the coding sequence ATGGCCCAAGCCCGTGTATCACCGCAACCGCTTCGCCGGGCCGACCGGTCCCGGCAGGTCGCCGACCTGCTGCGTCATCAGATCCACGCCGGCGCATACGGGGACGAGCTTCCCGGTGAGGCGGAGCTTGCCACGGAGTTCGTGGTTTCCCGCAACATCGTTCGCGAGGCCCTGGCCGGGCTGAAGGCTGAAGGGCTGATCCATCGCGGTCCCCGGACCGGCACGCGCGTAGCGCAACACAAGTACGACCACGGACTGGACGCATTGCGAGGCCTGCAGGAGACATTCGATGGGTACGCCGAGATACGCAACGAAGTGCGGGCGGCCGCGACCGTGGCCGCCCCGCCGTCGGTGGCCCGACGGCTGGGGCTGGCCGCCGGAGCCGACGTGGTGTTCATCGAACGACTGCGCTACCTCGGTGACCTACCGCTGAGCCTGGACCAGACCTACCTGGTACCCGACATCGGTATGGCTGTATTGGCCCATCCGCTGGAGTTTCGAGACGTGTTTCCGCTGATCGAGCAGATCAGCGGGCAACGCCTGGGCGATGCCACTCTGGCGCTGGAGGCGATCCCGGCGGACCCGCACGCCGCGGCCCTGCTGCAGCTGCCCGGCGGCGCGGCACTACTGATGCTGGAGCGGCTCACCGGCCTCGAAGACGGCCGGCCCGTCGACCTCGAATACATCCGATTGCGCGGTGACCGCGTCACCATGCGCGGCACCCTGACAAGGAGTGATCCATGA
- a CDS encoding ERCC4 domain-containing protein — translation MELLVVANPDPDSRLPYLIRLPLGGGLVFATSDTWPRTKGLYCHRLDIADWPAEPVIVDRVALSSCTRRGAAIDVVAARSRENRSQLVHTMARRRQMVFWQSPKTRKQSRPGVRTPTARAAGIADLAVTVDAHERYPYTFADKPVTTTRKALPCGDYVLYIGEDLIASVERKSLPDLVSSLSKGTLKYQLTELSALPRAAVVVEDRYSEVFTLTFGNPAKVADGLAEVQISFPTVPIVFCQTRKLAQEYTYRYLAAAHSWFGDDADAAEVFAPSAQPSSAELRAWATDNGFAVSDRGRVPKTVLQAWHEAHRR, via the coding sequence GTGGAGTTGCTCGTCGTCGCCAACCCCGACCCGGATTCCCGACTGCCCTACCTGATCCGCTTGCCGTTGGGCGGCGGTCTGGTGTTCGCGACATCGGACACCTGGCCGCGCACCAAAGGGTTGTACTGCCACCGCCTCGACATCGCCGACTGGCCCGCCGAGCCGGTGATCGTCGACCGGGTCGCACTGAGCAGTTGCACCCGACGGGGTGCCGCGATCGACGTCGTCGCCGCGCGCTCCCGCGAGAATCGCTCGCAACTGGTGCACACCATGGCCCGCCGCCGGCAGATGGTGTTCTGGCAGAGCCCCAAGACCCGCAAGCAGTCCCGACCCGGGGTACGCACTCCGACCGCGCGGGCCGCGGGCATCGCCGACCTTGCCGTCACGGTCGACGCCCACGAACGATATCCGTATACGTTCGCCGACAAGCCGGTGACGACCACCCGCAAAGCACTGCCGTGCGGCGACTACGTGCTCTACATCGGCGAGGACCTGATCGCATCGGTGGAACGAAAATCCTTGCCCGACTTGGTTTCCAGCCTGTCAAAGGGAACACTCAAATACCAGTTGACCGAGCTATCAGCACTACCCCGAGCCGCCGTGGTGGTCGAAGACCGCTACTCGGAGGTGTTCACCCTCACCTTCGGCAACCCGGCCAAGGTCGCCGACGGATTGGCCGAGGTGCAGATCAGCTTCCCCACGGTGCCGATCGTGTTCTGCCAGACCCGCAAACTGGCCCAGGAGTACACCTACCGTTACCTGGCGGCCGCCCACAGCTGGTTCGGCGATGACGCCGACGCCGCGGAGGTGTTCGCTCCGTCGGCACAACCGAGCAGCGCCGAGTTGCGGGCATGGGCCACCGACAACGGATTCGCCGTCTCGGATCGGGGTCGCGTCCCCAAGACCGTTCTGCAGGCCTGGCACGAAGCCCACCGTCGCTGA
- a CDS encoding aminotransferase class I/II-fold pyridoxal phosphate-dependent enzyme → MNASWDLRDRRLRVSALAAVANPSYSRVDTWNLLDDACRRLAEADRGGLDTTHDVGRVKRLLDRIGTYERYWLFPGAANLAAFREDLEAMATVSLSEQVSLVVRLLSDYGDRAALFDLSSPLSDQELVARVRQQQFYTVLLADDSPPDASESLVESLRGLRNPDDEVQIELLVVSSVEDAVTAVALNGEIQAAIVRHDLPLRSRDRVPLMNTLLGAADDAGAVGSGHDAIECGEWMRLLRPHIDLYLLTDESIAADTADEPDVYDRSFYRLNDVTDLHSTVLAGIRKRYATPFFDALRAYAAEPVGQFHALPVARGASIFNSRSLQDMGEFYGRNIFMAETSSTSGGLDSLLDPHGTIREAMNKAAKTWNADHTYFVTNGTSTANKIVVQALTRPGDIVLIDRNCHKSHHYGLVLAGAYPMYLDAYPLAPYAIYGAVELQTIKRALLDLEAAGQLHRVRMLLLTNCTFDGVVYNPQRVMEEILAIKPDICFLWDEAWYAFATAVPWARQRTAMVAAERLQAKLGTARYAEEYQAWQDAMEGVDRDQWSRHRLLPHPSARVRVYATHSTHKSLSALRQASMIHVRDQDFNALARESFAEAFLTHTSTSPNQQLLASLDLARRQVDIEGFQMVRRVYDMALVFRHRVRKDRLISKWFHILDENDLVPERFRESTVSSYREIRQGALAEWNEAWRSDEFVLDPTRVTLFVGKTGMNGYDFREKILMERFGIQINKTSINSVLLIFTIGVTWSSVHYLLDALRRVSGELDREWDAASTDDRALQQRRTLEITEDLPPLPDFSAFAPAFRPGGASTFGDMRSAFYGGYEESDREHVLLGDAGRRIADGRVLVSTTFVVPYPPGFPVLVPGQMISKEILYFLAELDVKEIHGYNPDLGLAVFTQEALERYAGSPTPG, encoded by the coding sequence ATGAATGCGAGCTGGGACCTACGAGATCGGCGGTTGCGGGTATCGGCGCTGGCGGCGGTGGCCAACCCGTCCTACTCCCGGGTCGACACCTGGAACCTGCTCGACGACGCCTGCCGGCGCCTGGCCGAGGCCGACCGCGGCGGCCTGGACACCACCCACGACGTCGGCCGGGTGAAACGCCTGCTGGACCGGATCGGCACCTATGAGCGGTACTGGCTGTTCCCGGGCGCGGCGAACCTGGCGGCGTTCCGTGAAGACCTGGAGGCCATGGCGACGGTGTCGCTGAGCGAGCAGGTCTCCCTGGTGGTGCGGCTGCTGTCGGATTACGGCGACCGGGCGGCGTTGTTCGACCTCTCCTCGCCGCTGTCGGATCAGGAACTGGTGGCCCGGGTGCGCCAGCAGCAGTTCTACACCGTGCTGCTGGCCGATGATTCACCGCCGGACGCATCCGAGAGTCTGGTGGAGAGCCTGCGCGGCCTACGCAACCCCGACGACGAGGTGCAGATCGAACTGCTGGTGGTCTCCAGCGTCGAGGACGCCGTCACCGCGGTGGCGCTCAACGGTGAGATCCAGGCCGCGATCGTGCGGCACGATCTGCCGTTGCGGTCCCGCGACCGGGTTCCGCTGATGAACACGCTGCTGGGTGCCGCCGACGACGCCGGGGCGGTCGGAAGCGGCCACGACGCCATCGAATGCGGCGAGTGGATGCGCCTGCTGCGACCGCACATCGACCTGTATCTGCTCACCGACGAATCGATCGCCGCCGACACCGCGGACGAACCGGATGTCTACGACCGCAGCTTCTACCGGCTCAACGACGTCACCGACCTGCACAGCACCGTGCTGGCCGGCATCCGCAAGCGTTACGCCACACCGTTTTTCGATGCCCTGCGGGCCTACGCCGCCGAGCCGGTCGGACAGTTCCACGCGCTACCGGTAGCCCGCGGCGCCAGCATCTTCAACTCCCGTTCGCTGCAGGACATGGGGGAGTTCTACGGCCGCAACATCTTCATGGCCGAGACGTCGTCCACCTCCGGCGGGCTGGATTCGCTGCTGGACCCGCACGGCACCATCCGGGAGGCGATGAACAAAGCCGCCAAGACCTGGAACGCCGACCACACCTACTTCGTCACCAACGGGACCTCGACGGCGAACAAGATCGTCGTGCAGGCCCTGACCCGCCCCGGTGACATCGTGCTGATCGACCGGAACTGCCACAAGTCGCATCACTACGGGCTGGTGCTGGCCGGGGCGTATCCGATGTACCTGGACGCCTACCCGCTGGCGCCGTATGCGATCTACGGCGCGGTGGAGTTGCAGACCATCAAACGCGCCCTGCTCGATCTGGAGGCCGCCGGCCAGCTGCACCGGGTCCGGATGCTGCTGCTGACCAACTGCACCTTCGACGGCGTCGTCTACAACCCGCAGCGGGTGATGGAGGAGATCCTGGCCATCAAGCCGGACATCTGCTTCCTGTGGGACGAGGCCTGGTACGCGTTCGCCACCGCGGTGCCGTGGGCCCGGCAACGCACCGCGATGGTCGCCGCGGAGCGGCTGCAGGCCAAACTGGGCACCGCCCGCTACGCCGAGGAGTATCAGGCCTGGCAGGACGCCATGGAGGGGGTGGACCGCGACCAGTGGAGCCGGCATCGCCTGCTGCCGCATCCCTCGGCTCGGGTGCGCGTCTACGCCACCCACTCGACCCACAAGTCGCTGTCGGCGCTGCGGCAGGCGTCGATGATCCACGTCCGAGACCAGGACTTCAATGCACTGGCCCGCGAATCGTTCGCCGAGGCGTTTTTGACCCACACCTCCACCTCGCCCAACCAGCAACTGCTGGCATCGCTGGATCTGGCCCGGCGACAGGTGGACATCGAGGGATTCCAGATGGTCCGGCGGGTCTACGACATGGCGCTGGTGTTTCGCCACCGGGTCCGCAAAGACCGGCTGATCAGCAAGTGGTTCCACATTCTCGACGAGAACGACCTGGTGCCCGAACGATTCCGGGAGTCCACGGTCAGCTCCTACCGGGAGATCCGCCAGGGCGCACTGGCGGAATGGAACGAGGCGTGGCGTTCCGACGAGTTCGTGCTCGATCCGACCCGGGTCACGCTGTTCGTCGGCAAGACCGGGATGAACGGCTACGACTTCCGCGAGAAGATCCTGATGGAGCGGTTCGGAATCCAGATCAACAAGACGTCGATCAACTCGGTGCTGTTGATCTTCACCATCGGCGTCACCTGGTCCAGCGTGCACTACCTGCTCGACGCGCTGCGCCGGGTCTCCGGCGAACTGGACCGCGAATGGGATGCGGCCAGCACCGACGACCGGGCGTTGCAGCAGCGCCGCACTCTCGAGATCACCGAAGACCTGCCGCCGCTCCCGGATTTCAGTGCGTTCGCGCCGGCGTTCCGGCCCGGCGGTGCAAGCACGTTCGGGGATATGCGGTCGGCGTTCTACGGCGGCTATGAGGAGTCCGACCGCGAGCACGTGCTGCTCGGCGACGCCGGCCGCCGCATCGCCGACGGCCGGGTGCTGGTGTCGACGACGTTCGTGGTGCCCTACCCGCCCGGATTCCCGGTCCTGGTGCCCGGGCAGATGATCTCCAAGGAGATTCTGTACTTCCTGGCCGAACTCGACGTCAAGGAGATCCACGGCTACAACCCCGACCTGGGCCTGGCGGTGTTCACCCAGGAGGCACTGGAGCGTTATGCCGGCTCGCCGACACCCGGGTAG